TCTACCACAACACTGATGTTCAGTAACTACACCCATGAGGCTCATACGTTAGAGTTCTTTCCATATAACAGTTCAAATGTTCAATATTGTTTATGTTGCCTGTcccaattaaattatttaatgaaTACCTTCTTTTGCTCCAAGCGTATACCGTATAACTTTTACtgtagtttattttatttgaattctcATTTCTCCttagaaataaaatcataatgcaacaatgttttcaaaactcaaactGCAGTAGACTAagggatctttttttttttttttaagaacccAAACCTCAATTACAAAActgatataaattttaatatattatagataGTACCATCaatctcaattttttcttctctaattaGTATACAAAtggattttgttttctctaatcATAATAATTATCTAATTACTTATGAAGATGTATCAATGCaaaatgctatttattttgccTCTTGTTTTATAAAACTGCAAAATTTTCATCAATTAAAAGctccaaaattttctcaataaaaaGGATAATAAGTTCAATCTAAAACTTATTATCAAAATTTCTAATAAATTTAAACCATTACTTATATTATTACATTGCCAACTCTATTACAAAGAGTAATGGAGAACAAAATCACTCAAATTAAACCATTAGGGTATTTTTAGACTAGGAAGTCAATCTCCCTAAATTCTCTTCACTCAACTGTTTGTTATCATGTTCTAAAACTGGCAATGCATGACAATTGAACTTGATGataaatatgcttaaaagatAGGCATGCTTCACTTGAACTGGGGATTTTGTCATTTAGATAATGtctatacttttttttccctgttcACTTTTGGAAACCGTTGACTTTCACTTTGAATTTGTATGTAAAGAACCCAATCGATTAGAGGAATTGATTGTACATATTCCTACATTTATAAATGTAAActatttatttctctctctcagtaattcctgaaaaaaaaaattctctgtGGCCccctctaaaaaataaataaataaccctaCAGTTAATAAATCCCAATCTCATCCATGGCAGCTACTAACTATAATGAGAtactaaatataaattttatttgatttgtagATGTTATGGGAAAGCTAactataatattaaattttattttaaggaaaaatgtaaaaaattcaTAAGCCAATACTGGTAATGCGGCATTGCTAACCTCTAATGTTGATATCCCAAATTCTGAAAATTctcatacaaaatttcaaatgactAAAATCAGTAAAATTGATATTAGTTCAGTGGAGCATGATCACAATTTGTTTCCATAAATAGGAGATTATCATGGTAAGGTAATTGCAGTGAAATTTAGTACATAATTGATTTTCCCGAGTTAAAAGAACATTGAGTTCCATTTTGATAGATATTCAGTTcaaatgtattaagaaacaaattctgtcttttcttttgtttatatttttttaacattgaaTAGacactagttttattttttcatgtgttAACTTAGTTTTAAATCTTAGTATATTTCTCAGTCTTGAATGATTTTTGCTTCATGCTTTAGGCCCCCAAATTGTGGTTCTATCCCTTGTTTCAACCACTTGACATTGCTTTTTGAATGattagtcttttttttaatagaacaCTGTCTTTATAAACATGCATACATATATTCATACCCattgtaacttttattaatattacactacttaataacttttaaatggatgaatatttaaaaggataaaagtttagttacaaaattggttgtaacttaaggtAACAaccttaatatctttttattggagatgaattttaataaatccaccattggattacattttcttcttatatcctccatgtttgcaaaatttttagaaaattaaaaatcaatagctatgtcatcaatatattgtttaaattgctagtttttgtaatttaaaattatgcataaaatataaacttatagatcatataataaataatatccgattgatacaaaatttgacatgtgtattaaagaGCGTAAAGAATATACAAtctaacaattagattttcaaaatatgtaatgatgttaatttttttaaaggaagttaTAGCCTTaggctataaccaattttgtagctaaactttgtcctattTAAAATTTCACCATTAAATAGATGTTCACTTCATGctttaacatgcatgtcaaatttcatattaatcaaatgttatttaccATCAAATCCataatattcttaatttttaatatttttaagattaaaaaaaagactaaaaataTGAACAGCTGAAATTGTTATTTTAATAGTGCAAGAATGAAGGGCATAGGgagaaaataaaatcctaaataTCATTTGTTACTTAATGCAATGACTTGATCATTCTAATTCGTACATAGAAGATACTTTATACAATGACTTGCTTAGTCTAATTGGTATGAAAGGGACACAAAGAAAATGGTATACCCATGGGCCACTTGATATCTTAAAGCAGTGATAATTGAAAAAAGAGTGATTCTATTGCTAGGGATACTGCAAATTTTACCTACATAACCTTTACAAACTGATGTGTTAACTTTTATACACAACACACaaaaagtaattaagaaatttatttatcatgTTGATGTGGCACCAATTACATTCATTGTCAcgtcaatttgtaaaatttttgtagtGAAATTGGTAGTAGTGTTggcattttccttttaaaaaccCCCCATTAATGAGAATCTCCACTTATTATCTTATCTTTACAGAAAAAGTGGGCATCCCTTGTCCTACAAAGCTAGAACCATACAATGTCAACATGCAAGCAAATGCATCCATGCATGTATGTACATTGAAGCATATGCAGCCTTGCTCAGGCAAAGATACAAACTAAAGCCAAGAAAATTgcacacaagaacacaaacacaaaaggaAGTTGTTCTAAGTTATAATTTGATACCTGTGGTCCAAAATGCGTTTTTCAGCTTTTGAGGTAGAATTAGCAAGAGATTCtgataatattttcaatttatctACCTGCAACATGAACCAATTTAGGACCATCAATCATAATActggaaaatttaaaaaatacattttctgGTTGTAACTTCAGAATCACTTTCACAATAccattgtttttaaaatttcacatgAGCTAGTCAAAATGCATTGAAGTATTTATATCGGATACATGTATGGAGTGTGCCTTCTAGTTGCTTACCAATGGACATATCTAGCAAGTAACTCCAACATTGAGAGGAAAATGACCCTAACTCATTGTATTGTTGTTAAGTTActttttatgatttgatttttatttatttatttatttttggttgaacAGACTAAACAGATTAGTAAAAGCACCGATATCAGAAGGCTTTGCTGGATATACACTTCATTTTTGTACAAAAGATGAAAACCAACATGCAAATACTGCAGCTATCTTTCTGTATCCTATAATTAGAGGTTATATGAACCTGACACATAGCAGAAGCATGCACCAAGCCTCCTTATGCAAGTCTATGTAgtatagaaaaaattaaattcataaatgCTTATTAACagttaaataattttctattaattaaatataaatatagaccatgaaattaaaaatactcAGAAAACTGTCTTAATTTAAGAGAAACTAATTCAAGGAAGCACATAAAAAGGAGAAATGTCAATATGCTTAAGATATAGGCATGACAGCCTCAAGGCAATTTAAACTACATAACCATATTTTGAATTCAGACAATGCAGCAGTACAGCAAGAACATGCTGTGGTGGAGCTGCAGCAGCACCGCAGCAATTTTTGCATCACATCTCAATCAACAACCATTGTACACAAGTTCCCTGAATTTTCATTTAAGAGATTATCAACGAGAGGACTACCTGGCCAAAAAAATATGGGGGCCTGAACACATTCCATCTGTCACCCAGAGGCATATTTGAGTTTGTAGTACACTagtcattttaaaaataacaaataaggAGGATTTGCCAGAGACAATGCTGACAACAGCCAGTAAAATATTTGAATCTTTCTTCATGGATCTGTTCCTCTTACACAAAATTTAGGGTGCTTCTTGGTTAGGTGCATAGCAAAAACTGTTTTGACCATATCCAATATCTGATTATTTGAGACCTCATTTGTCCTAAGTTAGAGAAATGAGAACTAACTTAGCATCAAAAGACTCAGTTTAGAATTTTGGTTACACTTCGGGAAGGGGAGAAATATCATAAATGACCAATATCACAAGGAAATGAAACCTTTTCAGCGTGAAGTTCTTGAGAATCCCCATTGCTCAATGATTTCTTCCTTAGTAAGAGTGCCTCCAACTTGGAACATAGTTGAACTTGtgcaatttcttcttttatagtcTGCAAGGAAACAAACGAGTTCAGTTTAATAATCTTATTAAGAAGCTGCCCAAGTCAAAAATTGAATGCAAAGTTGATTTAAGAGTGCCTTTAAacattaagggtctgtttggataccgcttattttgctgaaaactgaaaataatgtagcaaaataatttttaaatatgtaaatagtgccgtggaacccatttttaatgaaaggtttgtgggtcccgtgaacagtgcacgggacccactagAACTCAGTTAAcgatcttctcaaaaaaaaaaaggtgaaacgTAGACGCTCCTACAATAATCAGTATCCAAATGGGTACTAAGTAAAACTTCTAATAGTTTTACTTTCCCTGGTAAATAAGAGTTAGGATATCACTGCAATATGTCTCAACATATCATTTCCACCATTCAACTACTTGCCTTCAGCACACAACTACTCCATATCAGCTAAAATAAAACAGAATGCTCTATGTGCGTGGGTGTGTGTTTTGAATAAGAATGAAATTCATTGAAAAAAGGAAACCCTGATTCAATTGGTTGAAGCACATGATTATGAAAATACTCAATGCATCctgaaaaatatgataaaatatatatatatatatatatatatagaagaatgGATATGCTGAACTCAAAGAACAAAATGTTAAAAGACAACTTTTTAATCAAATTATGgctttaactcttttttttctgaCAAGTTCCTTTAACTTAAGACACCGAGAGAATACATAGGTCTtgtatgagattttttttttgtttttacctttatgtatttataaatttcaaaaatgatATAGGAACACTATGGAAAGAGAGGTCACACTATAATGGGAGTACAAATGTCAAAACGTTGAAATTAAAATAACCATGTGCACATAAGAACAATTattaaagtaaaaattttaaCCTGCTGTTGAACAATGAACTtctaaatatatacatataaaggAATTGCCAAGCAATGGAAAGTTCACGCCAAATTTGTTTAATGTTATTAGTATCCAATCATTGGTGTTTTGacatgtgtgtgtttgtgtgtgtgtgagtgagaAGATCAATCTCACCTCTACAGTTGAAAAAGTCATTTCTTCATGTGATTTTGCACTTCTTTCAATTAAAGAATGATGGGATTCCTTCATTATATCAAGTTTTTCCTTTAGACTGCTAACTTCAGCATCTATTCTGAGAGCAGAAAACAAGACACAAAAAACAGTGgacaaaaagaattaaaatttcaacGCAATAATAAATAACACAGAAACAACTATGATTTGGAACCATCAAGCCAAATTCGAATCCAATAGGTAAAGCATGCAGATGATGACTTGATAGTCTAATCATATACCGCAAACTTATAGGATATGGAATATCCATTGGCCAAGAAATCAACTAATTTACAAGGTTTCCTCAAAACCTTGCTTTACCAGGTAAGAGTGCAGAAAGGTATTCTGGAggcaaacaaaagaaaacaaaccctCCACACACAACATACACAGTAGATTTAGTACACAATATCTGTGACTAATTGTAACAGAGCCAAGTACTAACCCATAAAAGGTCAATCAAGCAACAGTcactttgataaaaaaaatttacaattgcaTATAAAATCAAAGTTCCCTCACATCAAGGTTTAAACACGTAGCTATAAAACATATGTTATTTAACCACACATGAGACAACAAAGTCCAGTGACAACTGCTGATCATCAGAACTGAAGCATGCAGCAGTTATTTTGATCCATAATATCTACAATTGCATATAAAAACAACTAGCAGACCAATTGTAAGCCTCAAAtttcaactataaaaaaaataaaaatccttgaCCACCTTTCAAGATCAGCATTTATTTTCAATCCTGAAACTGCACCTTGAGCATATTGGAGCAATTCTTCTCGCTTTGCCTGAAAAGTGGAAATCAAAGGAAGAGTTAAAGGAGAGAGCAGCTGGATCACATAAACTCTAACAAATCCAGCTGTAACATCATTGTAAAATGTAAACAACAGCAATGATTTTATGTGAAGTGCACCATATTGCTTACTAGGAAAGTGCGGCAATATTTGAGTATTACTGTCAAATAAGTAAATGACTAGTACTAATAAATCAAATAGATCAATGGCCAGATTAGGATCCAAagtaaaataatctttttacattaagagagaaaaattgaatGTCAGCCAATAAGAAGCAGTGTGTGTCTGTCAGCAATGATGATAAATTTATAAAGCTTTTTCGAAACTCCTAGCAAAGAAATTCTATAATGGTGTGTTCTTTATGTAGGAATTCATGGTGGGAATTTTTAATTCTTGTTAATTCATGAAATTTGgttgtttatttaataaaatagttaCAAATTGTAATTCCCATGAACGTCTCAATTCCCATGAAGCACAGGAATTATGACTCCTATCTTATCAGTAAGAAATGCCAATTCTCGTATATCTTGTATTTCTGAGAATTGCCTACATTACACTAAAATTCAACTTTTgactgtcttttttttttaaaaaaacttactCCATAGAGTtagttttagaaaataaaataattatttttcatccaaataagATGTTTATCAATGTTCAagagtatttttgtcatttaaaatttatcaataatgttcaaattattaattatttacttCCTAAATGAGTTTGTATAAGACAATTTTAAAcagataaaatttatatatatagtttgtataattgtaatgtttttaaaaatgtttatcTAAAATATGGTCAAAATCAAATTCTAAGTATATCCAAACAACAGAACTGCCAAATTTTGGAAATTCTAATTCTTGTGAGTTTAAACACCCAAGAATctatagttttcaagatttaaaATTCTCAGCAACAGAAAGTCTCTAATCAAATTGTGAAAACAAGTTCCTGTGTCCATTCCTCATGATACTCAAGGGTATAATGCTTATATTAAACACATGCACATTAATGCAATAAGCATGCATATCATGTCATTACCAGTACTTCATCTTGGTATCCTAAGAATGCTTTTGCCAAATCACATACACTGCTGATTATAGCATTATGAACTTCCTTTCCTCCGGTAAGACAGAGCCTGTATGAAACATACCACAAGGAAGTTTAATGGAAATCAAATAATATTAGGCAGAAATATGCGCTGatcatcttcttttttcaatataCCAAATATATGATTCCAAGCAAATAGAATAGGCCGAAGAAGCTGTTATTAGggattaaaagaaaattgaaatagagaCAAATCACCCATATATCTCCAGAAGTAGTGGAACTTCTTCCTCATTTGGTGCTTCAAGAATCTGATTCATAAAAAAGAGTTAACCTGCGGTTAAACTCCATGGATCAGCAAATACAAAGATCGGAAATAGCATTAAGAATGGCACTAAGGAATGAAGGTTATATGTATCGCAATGCCAatcttttatctcttttttttaataacacatGCACTCGGTGGGTCTTGAATGCACAACCTACCCTCTACCCAGGTATTTCAAGGGAAAGatgtgccatttgagctagaacTTATCAGCTGCAATATCAGAACTttctaaaagataaaatatgaaaaataaaaaatgtcagGTAGTAAGGTTTTATATtcctaaacaaaaaataaaaatgaaaagttccTAAAGTATTTACAATACTTCCTAGCAAATCACAACTGTTGCTATATCATTAATACAAGGTCCATTCGATACAGCAAAGAACATCCAAATTCAAAATGACCTTGAACATATAGGATACAATCATAGTATCATACACTATAAATGTGTTTAGGAAACTAAATTGAGTACCTTGCACATTCCATAATACGCAAGGGCATAGCCCATCCCTGTAGTGGATAAGAGATTTGATACATAGTACGCCCTTCTAACCATTGGTTCTAGGATGACAACCATAGACTAAATCCCAATTCGAGCAAGATCATCAAAAATAAACCCCTCCTTCAACCAGCAGCCATTTGTTTCAATCTAACTTAAGCTTCTAATCCAAACTAAAGCCTCAAACCTTACCCTTCCTCCTTGACCCAAGAGAGATAGATAGGTACTATTAAAGAAATGCATGATCCTCTCTTATCAATACTTGTCTTCTAGTAGCCAATTTAAAGCTTTAAAGACTAAATCACTAAAACATTGAAAGTTTACAAAATACCTACAGGAAGATGGATATGTTTTCAACATACCATAGACAACGTTATGCCTTCAAGAGCTTCACTCTGAAGAAAGACATTACGAAAGTTCCTTGGTTCACCAACCATGTCAGAGTCCACATAATAAACCTGTTCACCATTGCacacaaattattaaaaagcaaatcaaacaaaaaaaaaatgcaaattctaaaaaccaacacaacattgtcatatataataaaacacacttaaaagagagataaaacttaagaaaaacaaaatcaggTTTGCTCCTCACCATATTAGGTTTTCTAGGAGAGTCCTTGGAATCATCAAAAGTAAGCCGCTCTTCGGGATTCTTTTCATTGTGGTCATTAGAACCCAATGATAATCTTTCAATTTCTTTGAGTGCAACCAACCACCTTCTCAGTAACTGAATCCTTTCTACCCCTCTACAGGACACAGACATTTCTTCCAATTGTTTCAAGGTGTGCTTAAAGCTTTTCAAGTTCCGAGGACCCTGATCAACAACTTCAAAGTAAATCTCCAAACTCcaagagaataataaaaaagcactgattaaaaaagaaattaaagaaacaatCACTAATGCACCCAACCCTCCAAAACCAGCATTGCTCATCATTACTCAATTTCCACCAAAACGCTAGACTAAATTACAAGCTGAAACGGAAGAATTTTAGCTTAAGCttagattaaattattaaattcaccatttcttaatagtttaaatttttcAGACAATcataatttatcatggtatcaaaACTAAAGGTTCTAAGTTAAACATTGTTGTACCTTACCTcccatttgaaaataataataataataatgctgTAGGTCCCACTTAATAAAGGTGGAgtgttagattaaataattaaaaattcttATCAGCCCATCATagctcaaaataaaaagaaataaattactATATCTGGCCCACCACAGCTCAAAACAAAAGTGTTATTAAAgaattaaattcactatttcctaATGGTTTAACCTTTTTAATAATCagtaaaagacaaaatttatttacaaaattagttgtagcctaaaactacaaccttactcaatatctatctttttattggaagtgaattttgacaaatctaccattaaattatatcttattattatatcctctatatttgcaaaatttctaaaaaatcaaaaattaatagttatgttattaataaattgtttaaattgcaagtttttgtaatttaaaattatgcataaaatatatgcTTTTATATCATGTAATAAATAATATTGCATccacacaaaatttgacatgtgcaGGGCGTGAAGAACATACATTCAactgttagatttttaaaatatgtagtaatactGATACATGTAAATGGAAATGCAGGTTATACTGACACATTAAATAATAAAGGAATGCAAGTCAAAAATtaattctgaaaaaaaaaaaaaaaaaaagcaatatggataataataataataaaaagataaggaaaatTACAATGCGGTCCTGGATGATCTTGGCGCCCTCGGAGACGGCATTACCGGCGTGGTAGACGACGGAGTCAGCGTAGTTGCGGACGGTGCGAGTCAGGTTGTTTCCGCCACCAGCTTCCACCGCTTTGGTCACCGCTGTTCTTATCCACGACATGATCacctatttctctctctctctctgtctctatATATATGCTTTTTCTTAGGTCAAAATGTGAATGAAAAAAGTGAGATTGAATCAATCTTCAAATctaaaaaacaacaataataataaaacttttgtaTTATGGATGAAACAGAGGAATATGGAAGCTAATCCAAAAATTCAGTTATAATGACtggtttttgttagaaacaaACCAGTGGTGAGAGAGAAAGGTAGAgagaaatggagagagagagaagaagaagaagaagaagtcaaAGGAGCATCCGCGTCGCTGTGAAGTGAAAACAcgtttgtttcttttgtttctctttctttctctggtTTTTATTATCTAGTTCGAGTCCCTTGCCTTTGGTTTCGGTTctgatttcaattttcaaaactcGATTTTACGGATCAGCctcttttttaaattgttattttgaaattttgggctCGATTTCGATAAATAACTATTATCTATTGAGAAATCAGAAATGAACCCTCTAGTCTAAAGCCTAGTCCAATTACATTACAGGCCCATTTTCTAACTGTTTCTcccaacaacccaaaaaaaaatttgttaagcccatccttttactgttttttATCCAATCATTTTTGTTCAAATATATGACAACTATAAACATTATCTACATGTACTTTAAAGTACATGAATTACtagttattttttatctatattttcttccatatattattgaaaaaaaactcttaaaaataaagagtaacattttcaatagtttgaggacaaatttttttttctttttaagtttaagaatgaaaaatggACTTCATGCAAATTTTAGTGatgaaacttttattttagtccctttatatatataaaattaattattgagTATTATTGCTTGATAAAGATTTTGTTTCTGTTATTAAAAGTCAGGATAAGCACCAATGATTTGACCTCACCCCACCCTACCCCCATAACCTTCCCTATTTGTTagtgtggggtccaata
The sequence above is drawn from the Quercus robur chromosome 7, dhQueRobu3.1, whole genome shotgun sequence genome and encodes:
- the LOC126691704 gene encoding uncharacterized protein LOC126691704 isoform X1 translates to MSWIRTAVTKAVEAGGGNNLTRTVRNYADSVVYHAGNAVSEGAKIIQDRIGPRNLKSFKHTLKQLEEMSVSCRGVERIQLLRRWLVALKEIERLSLGSNDHNEKNPEERLTFDDSKDSPRKPNMVYYVDSDMVGEPRNFRNVFLQSEALEGITLSMILEAPNEEEVPLLLEIYGLCLTGGKEVHNAIISSVCDLAKAFLGYQDEVLAKREELLQYAQGAVSGLKINADLERIDAEVSSLKEKLDIMKESHHSLIERSAKSHEEMTFSTVETIKEEIAQVQLCSKLEALLLRKKSLSNGDSQELHAEKVDKLKILSESLANSTSKAEKRILDHRSHKEEALLFRVAKSNEVNQLEKELVVEVGELEKQKGELEAALKKVNSSLAAAHARLRNVREERENFDEASNEILVHLKTKEDELLRSISSCRVEGNVVDTWIHFLDNTWVLQTSYTEQREKQVNGELKRYGEYFVNLVIHLLSAYKEMLGPSITRTRKLVDSLSSSQGSEILASAADESSKIAKPRKQLEEEYLEVEANFITTISSVDSIKMQLYIQNEGIFRKDNQKVKELFDALEKLKDEFESIGRPRLEIETPTQNQETPSSDRPHQSPHPTSRQSVGTLQNKQDKVNHSSSNKIVNQSDRVAEVAKKESEFGKVSGDDLANEIGEWEI
- the LOC126691704 gene encoding uncharacterized protein LOC126691704 isoform X2, giving the protein MSWIRTAVTKAVEAGGGNNLTRTVRNYADSVVYHAGNAVSEGAKIIQDRIGPRNLKSFKHTLKQLEEMSVSCRGVERIQLLRRWLVALKEIERLSLGSNDHNEKNPEERLTFDDSKDSPRKPNMVYYVDSDMVGEPRNFRNVFLQSEALEGITLSMILEAPNEEEVPLLLEIYGLCLTGGKEVHNAIISSVCDLAKAFLGYQDEVLAKREELLQYAQGAVSGLKINADLERIDAEVSSLKEKLDIMKESHHSLIERSAKSHEEMTFSTVETIKEEIAQVQLCSKLEALLLRKKSLSNGDSQELHAEKVDKLKILSESLANSTSKAEKRILDHRSHKEEALLFRVAKSNEVNQLEKELVVEVGELEKQKGELEAALKKVNSSLAAAHARLRNVREERENFDEASNEILVHLKTKEDELLRSISSCRVEGNVVDTWIHFLDNTWVLQTSYTEQREKQVNGELKRYGEYFVNLVIHLLSAYKEMLGPSITRTRKLVDSLSSSQGSEILASAADESSKIAKPRKQLEEEYLEVEANFITTISSVDSIKMQLYIQNEGIFR